GCCCTGCTGGCGCAGGTGGGTCACCAATTGGTGATCATACCGGTAGCCGCCGGTCATCTGATCCAGGCTGCCGTAGATCACCAGCCCCAGGTTCAAGTCCGCTCCAGGCGGTAGGATGCCCAGGCGATTTCGTTCTCCCACAAGCGCAGGGTGACGGCCTCGAGATTCGTTGCCCGCAAGGCGGCAGATAGCTCCCGGCAGAAGATGCGGCAGAAGTGCTCGAGGCTGGGGTTCAGACCGCGGAACGCCGGCAGATCGTTCAACGTTTGGCCCTCGTAGCGCTTGACCAGCGTCTGCAGTTGGGATTCGAGCTCGACCAAGTCGACCAGGTAGCCGTGCCCATCGAGTTGGGCCCCTTCGAGCACGACCTCAGCCCGGTAGC
This genomic interval from Anaerolineales bacterium contains the following:
- a CDS encoding 6-carboxytetrahydropterin synthase, producing the protein MYQLCVQREFEAFHQLVGGDWGAENQRHLHRYRAEVVLEGAQLDGHGYLVDLVELESQLQTLVKRYEGQTLNDLPAFRGLNPSLEHFCRIFCRELSAALRATNLEAVTLRLWENEIAWASYRLERT